In Calypte anna isolate BGI_N300 chromosome 5, bCalAnn1_v1.p, whole genome shotgun sequence, the sequence TTAAAACCAGACCTTCCTGAGTTACACTACTACcctgccttcttttctccagaagtCTTGCTAAACATAAACTAAACTGAACAGTGTATGTACATATGAGATAGACTCTATTTTCCTTGACATTTCAGTGCAGTAGttgacattttgcttttcagagataCAAATAAAATTGTAGTAAGGAATTTTAACCAAATTGCTTTTGTTCTTGAGCAGGATGTTTGGATCAGGCAGAGAACATAACTTTACACGTCCTAATGAAAAAGGAGAATATGAAGTTGCTGAAGGAATTGGTTCCACTGTGTTTCGTGCTATTCTGGTGAGTTTTCAGGGGCAAGTCCTGTTAGGAGAAGCATTAAGAGGCATAACTTGTTCACTTAGCCTTACCTGTGTTATCTGGCCTTTGTGACTTGAATAAATACTGTTCTTTGGTGTTGCCCTCTAGAGGGGAAAAAGGCTTTATATGAAAATACTCCCAGGTTTCTAGACATGTGCATGTGATAGCCAGCTAGAGAAAGCAGGCATTAAATTAACCAAAAAACTGATTAAATGAACCAAAAGCCTGACAGAAATTTGATCACCTTCTATATATCTAGTTCACCTAGTTCAGATATATTCAGCCCTTCTTCAGCTGAAATGagatgaaatactgaaatttcaCTTATTGGAGGTTGCAGTCTGAGAAGACAGTGGCCCCTCATGCATTCCTATATACACAAAGGTGTAGAGCTGCCATACTGCTTTGTTAGCAGATTCAATACAGTAAAAGATGAGTGAAATATAGGTAAATAATAGGATACATGCACTACAATGATCATTATTAATCATCACTTAAGTAACAATCTTAATCAGTGCTCATTGCAAAGCACATCAGAAAATTGATAAATTTGAGgacaaaaaaattcacaaaatttAACACGTGTTGCTCTTTTATGTTTTAGGGGGGTTGCTTGTGGAGAAAGCATTATAAGTAAAATGATTAAATGTTTCTGTCAGTGAATTTTGAAGTgcactgtgttttttgtttgctgcatTACTGCAGGATTACTACAAGACTGGAGTGATACGTTGTCCTGATGGGATATCTATTCCTGAGTTGAGAGAAGCATGTGACTATCTCTGTATCTCTTTTGAGTATAGTACTATTAAATGCAGAGATCTAAGTAAGTAcagaatttattaaaataagtaCAGAATTTATTAAAGTAATTTGAGTTATACAGACTAATTTAAACGTATGTTTCCAActcctaactttctgtgattctatgatatgggaaattaatttcaaattgtaTCTTTTATTGAGGTAAAGGACATGGCTGACGCTACATGAGCAAAATCCATCCTTTTATGTAATAAAAGTTCCAAAGACAATGGATGTGtggtttttgaaaaataatacttCTGATACATAAGTATCTGATATTCAgatgtttttctgctgtggtcAGCTGTGTGGAATACTTAAACTCTGTTACAGGTTTGCAGTACAGATACGGTAATATTAAGTGGTATATTTTTTTGCAGAGGACATGGAATTGTTaggaaaactagaaaaaaagtgTGTCACTAGAAAAAGTCTCACAGCTTTGCTGGTGGTGTGGGTTGTTCCATCATGGCTCCCAGTGTATAATGTCTCTTTAGCTTGTTCCTTCCCTGAGCACAGTCACTTTTGGCCAGTGTTTAAATGACCTGGTCTGTGTCTTTCATTCCTGCAGTCTCATGGTGTTGGTGCAGTGCAGGGCCAAGCTGAGGCATTCCAGTTGGGAGGTCAGCCTGGGGCACCTGTGCCTTCTTCGGCAGTGCAGCAGCCTCATGGCTGTTCCCTGCTGAGTCACACTCTTGGTGCACTTTGTCCTTAGCAGGAGGATTTAGCAGCTCATACTGTGAGGGTTTTGAGAGGCTTTGTTATTAAGCTACTGCTTATGAAAAGTGGGTTGCGTTCGACACACTTTCAGCACCTGGTTTGAATAATGTTTCTTCTGGGGAGAACTGAAGGGAGTATTACACACAATTACCAAATGTTTATCAGTAGTAAAACATTGAGGAGGTCTCCTAAAAGTCATTCTGTCTGCCTAACATTATATTAATAGCTGCAGGACAGCTTTATTGGTTTGAACTTCTGGTGCAGCTTCTAgtaaacatttgaaaaatttaTGATCTTATACAAACTAATAGACTAAATGTCTATACAGCTCTCTGCAGTAGATACTACTTAATAAACAATCCTGCTGTGTTTCTTATTCCTGCCCTCATTTTTTAACCAAGCTTTCAAATGTGCTTAcgctttgaattttttttcaggtgctcTCATGCATGAACTGTCAAATGATGGTGCTCGCAAACAATTTGAGTTTTATTTAGAAGAAATGATTCTCCCATTAATGGTAGCCAGTGCCCAAAGCGGTGAGAGGGAGTGCCACATTGTTGTGCTGACAGATGATGATGTTGTGGACTGGGATGAAGAGTATCCTCCACAAATGGGAGAGGAATATTCACAAAGTAAGTTTATGTTCATTGTTTCCATTAAATgtgcttattatttttttgcacaTTAAGCGCTGCTAGCAAAGTCTTTATAAACATCCCTGATGcctcacaagaaaaaaagagttttggTAGTTTTGCTTAATATTCTGTATCACAGAAGCATGTGTTGCATGTTATGTTAGAACCTAATAAAAAACAAGCTAATATTTTTAGGTATTGTCAGTCAGTGAGGGGGAAGGAAATACTTTGTTTCAGAAAGAGCTCACCGAGAAAAACAGATAGGAGGTTGTGAGGTCAGGGGGCACAAAAAAAGTCTGCTTTGGAAATCTAACAGCTTGGTGTAGAGATGAGTTAAAGGACTTTTGAATGAAGTGCCCTTCTTTGCATCAGTGCTGTCCTTGTAAGCTGAAAATGTTCCTTCAGTGTGAATACTTGAAACTTGGGGGTCTTCTGGGGCATGTAGGAGCTTAAGATACTCTGTACTTCAGAAGTATAAAATCTTACCAGCTCATCAAGGTAAtagttttatttgttgttggttttttttaataaaaataaaaagaaacatcgccaccaccaaaaaaagacCCCTCATGTTTTTGGAGGATGCAAGCCTGCAGACCTTCTAAAGAAGGGCTCAATGTGAATATAGATCAAATGTGGCTGTTTTAATGTAGAAATGCAATTGGCTCAGGTTTCTAGGATCTTTATGTATCGAAGATGTCAATTAAAAATACCATCTACCCTATGTAATTAGTTAAGCGCACACTTGCCTTTTATATCCATAGTTTTCATGAATAGTAGACAGGATTTATGGTCACAGTCCCTTCTTTTGAAGAAGTGCTATAATCTAAATTTCAAATGTGTCCCTCTTGTTCAACTTCACCACTCTAGTCTTTGAGACTAGAAGTTGAATACagtttttcctcattaaaatgtatttttagttatttaCAGCACAAAGTTGTACAGATTCTTCAAATACATTGAAAATCGAGATGTGGCCAAATCAGTTCTGAAGGAAAGGGGGCTCAAGAAGATCCGACTGGGCATTGAAGGTAAGAGAGGCATTGCTTTGCAGAGGAAGGTCTgctgcactgctctgctttaCACTTGTCTCTGCAGTTATAAAAAGTAAGGCTTGGTATTGGTTTTCATACTGAGATTAGATGAGAAAATGGCCAAAGGGGGACTGGTAACCAGTAAACAACTGGTGCATCTAGAAAACCTGATTACAGGCTCTTGCTGGTCTACAAATTGTATCTAGCTGCTGAACAGTTAGCAGAGTAACTGAGGTGGTGTCTGCTGATTTACAACTTGGGTTCTTTGCCAATTTGCCCTTTAGTTTTCAAGCAAAATCTTACCTGTGCCTTATGTGAAGTAATGTACTTATACAGCTTTGTATATTCCATTTTTGGTCTGATGTCCTTTTCAGggcttgaaatgaaaaattttgtGCTAAGTTGCAGgtaaatgttttccttcagaaaatgcagaactATCAAATGGGTCACTGAAGTGCAAAGAAATACTAATCTGATATAAACATCATGTAAGTTAAGAGACTGATCTGTAAAATCtcagctctggctttgcagaagaCAACTACATTAAGTATTCTTAGATTTTTATTGTGACTGTAACAACTGGGtttctttgcctttcatttttcttctcgTTGTTGACCCGAAAATCAGCCTTTATAATTTGAAGGATTTCTGTCATTCACTGACCAAGATAGCAAATTACAAATACGACAACCAAAAGCAAGTGTTTTTAACTGCTTGTAATCTATAACAAGTAAGTTCAGCTGAACAAGGTGTGAACCTTGAGCCTGACACACCATTCAACTAAGCAAGAACAGGTTTTGCATGTAATGCTCCTGATACCAGCTTCTTTCTTCTGGCATTTCTTGTTTTAGACAAAGAACAACTGTTTGACTAAACTGGAATGCTAGTGCCCCATAGTTTGTGACTTCATAGTAATGAAAATTATTGTTTGGGCAGAGGGGAGAAATTACTTGAATACAGCATAACTAGAATTGATAACTGGTTTAAAATTATGTAGTTCAATAATCATTTGGGAGAGATGGGGGAAATGCACTAGGATTCAGCTTGGGAGCATAAACCACCAAcaatgttttctgcttctctgctttccagtCATAGTGTTTAGGAGCAGCAGTCTGCTGTTGGCTCAAGGAAGGGGCAACTGGCTTTGCCTGTACAGTTTGGAAGAGCTGTCTGGTGGCAGTGCAGTCATTATGATAGCACTGGAGCCTCTTCCCTTACTGTTTGGTTGATTGTTAATCTGCTGACTATGTTCTTGCATAGATAACATTAAGAACACAAAAGCATCTGTTTCCACTCAGGATTTTGATGGTGGTAACTGCTTATCTTTCCTGCACTTCCACACGCTGCCTCTTTGTAAAAGAAGACCCTGAACTAAACAGTACAGGAAATGTTAACTTGTGCTGTTCCCTGTGTCTTAGGTTACCCTACGTACAAAGAGAAGGTGAAAAAGCGACTGGGAGGAAGGCCAGAGGTGATTTACAACTATGTCCAAAGACCATTTATTCGGATGTcatgggagaaggaggaaggaaagagtcGGCACGTTGACTTTCAGTGTGTGAAAAGCAAATCTATTACGaatttagcagcagcagcagcagatatACCCCAGGACCAGCTCGTGGTAATGCACCCTACCCCCCAAGTAGATGAGCTGGATATTCTCCCTATTCATCCTCCACCTAGTAACAGTGAGATGGATACTGAGGGACAGAACCCACCACTCTGATCTAGACTCttactaaaataaaagcatgctACTTTAAAGTGACTCTGTACTCAGCTCATACTACACTGCAAGTCCAGTTTTTCCATTGTGTAACAGTGTTTAGGATATTGCAGTATGGACCTTCGAAAAGACCACAGGGAGAACGGGATTGTTTTTGAAAGAGTACAGATCAAACGTCCTGGGGTTACAGTTACATATGTGTATGTGTTTACCAGTAGGTTTGTGACATTGGTGATTTGTATGCTGGACTGTCCTTGCTCTTTAAGCCCATCAAAACAATGGGATGCTGGTGGTTAGTATACATCAGTGTTGTTACACAGGGGTTAGAATGCAGAATTGGAATTGATAGTAGCACTTTATAAATGGTTGATAAATGGAATTTGAAGCcattttttataaatgtattgCACAATACTAACAAAGTGCTTCTATCAAAAGTATTAACTGTAAATAGTTTTGCTCTGGATAGATTGACCCTTTTAAAGTTATTGTACATGTTTGAGCACAAAACTACTTATTACTGGGTTTTTGGATTAAGGACATGATTCAATTGCCCACGTAACATCTTGTTAAAGTTCTTTAGTgaattttttcacttgtttgcAGCGTGAGCCATGTTTAAAATTGTGAACAATGGATAGGGGCTTTATCTTAAATTTTGCCTTACCTTAATCTgttcacaaatatttatttaatacatttttcataagTGTCAAGAAATAGGAAAATGCAAATGGTTCATTCTTCATTAATGATTGTAAACAAGTTTTTCATGCAAATAAagtttccattattttaattgGTTTGAATTATCTGTGCATGAGAGTAAGCAGATAGAAGAATTTTGAAAGTagttgctttcctttccttaggGAAGGATGGCTAATAAGTGAAAAGCAAgtgtttcttaaaaagaaacctGGTAATGTCAGAGTCTCTTAACTGATACTGTTTCTGGTATAAACTTGCATCTAGGAGTAAGCACAAGTAGCTTCTCTAGAAGATTATTGTAGCAACAAAATTTTGTAAGTGTATGTAAGgcactgatttttctcttttccctccaaAGCTAAAAAGAAATGATAAATAGGCAACTGCTTCTAGCATGCACATTCTCCAGGGTTTTATCAAATTTATTTATCAAAGTAAATGCTCCATCTTAGAACAagggaaacatttattttaaaaatatttaactaaTACATTACACTTTAACAATATTTATAGTAAAGGATTCTTACAAGAAAGAATAAACAGCTTTATGGTACAATTAGTATAAGAAATATCCACATGGGGACTGTTTTGCAGTGTAAAAACACACCATACATCTGAAATGGTCATTTGCATATAAAAGCTACCACTGATGCCAGTGAGTTGcacagtgatttaaaaaaaatttcaaacaacAGAATCCAAAATATACAAGTATTGCAAGCTATACACAGCTAACCAAATCAACACAAAACACTGTAGCAGGTTATTCCACTTTGTCTGAAGTTACACATGGTAGGATGAGTTGCATTCTGATACAGCTTTTATGAAATTTGTACATAAAAGCTTCTCAGTCCAACAAATTTCACAGACTGTAGAACTCCACCAGTAAATGCACTTCGATATTTGGATATTGAAGCTAGGTGCATCATTTACAAGGGCCATGGCAAATCACTGAAGTCTACAGGGCCACCAAGACCTGCATCTGCTTCAAGAAGGCTCATTATTACTGCCATTGCTGCTTCATCATTGCTAGGGCTGCTTGATCCTTGATCATTGTCAATCATATCAATGCCTATATGAGAGTTCTCCCCTGTAAGTATAAAAACAGTAAGTTGTCAGAAGTTCATTTTTCTTGCTATGGGAACTTTCTGTAGGACGTGAGGTGGAGCATCTCAACAGGCTGAACTATTTTGGGAGTATTAATCTATTTGATATCCAGGCTGCCACAGTTCCAGGGCTCCCACATATACCTGAGTGTCAGAACAAAGGTTGGGTCACTCAGAAATTACCAGTATGCCTAATAAGAACGACTTCATGTGCTATGCTTCAGAAATAAATCTAGATCAACATCAGGGAGTCCAGCCAAGCCTTTCTTCTTGGTTTCAGTTCAAaaccattcagaaaaaaacaggtgaGGAGTTCAGCTAACTTACTGATTAGCATGAGAAGAGATGTTTCCAAGTACTAGCTAAAATAACTTGCAATATAAAGATAGCAAAATTGACCACCAGGCAGACAGAGTGGTAGATGGTGGGCTTCAAGCTTCAGCTACAGCCCACAGGTGGTGAAAGCCAGTTACTGCTAAAAACAACCATCTTGGTACAGCTGTCTGTATGTGTTTAGCTGGTAGTGAGGCATGTTAGTGTGCAACTTCACTTACCAAGAATAGAGGAGTTGTCAGAATATGGGTAACCAGAGTTATCTTGGATTTGCCCAGACAGTAATCCAGCTGAAGAAATGTCTGGAGTGCCACCATTCAagatcttgaaagaaaaaaaccaaaagccatAGACAGCATGAAGGTTTTGTATTAAGTCTTAAGTTGGTTTACTGTGGGATTTTAAATATAGGGAAGATGGGCTTCCTGAAAACTACTCGCATTTAAGGGCTAGTGGTAAACTTTCTCTGCCCATTAGGCAGACATCAGATGAGACCTTACATCAACACCAAAAGAGATCATTTTAGTTCTACATGCTCAAACTCTGGCAAGCTGCTAGAAAAAGTCCCAAGGGGATTTCCATGGGTCATCTTTCTAAGCATTTTATCTGCAAGTGATAGTAATTACAGAATGCCACTTAGCTTACAAACACAGTATATGTTTAGTAATATCAACTAAGATCCTTAATTTTAGGAGTAGAGCATTGCTTCTGGATCATACCATTTCTTGGCAGAGAGCAGCACTATGTACAGCACAGCTCACCAGACATGGAAGAAGCTTTCCTGGGACTCTTAAATCACAAGGGAATAGCTGTGAACTTGAACCATATTTCTGACCTGCTCAAATGTGTGTACGCTGGAGGTAGAAGAACTTATGAAGGTAAGAACTTATGAGCTCCCTTCTGAGGGCATCATCAGCTGGAACATGAGTTGTTTCTAGCAGATGTAGTCTGAGGAGAAATACTAAAGAGGGACCCTACTAGAAATAGCCAATT encodes:
- the BTBD10 gene encoding BTB/POZ domain-containing protein 10 isoform X2, which translates into the protein MAGRPHPYDSNSSDPENWDRKLHNRPRKLCKHSSTSSRIAKGVDYTKMSLHGASGGHERSRDRRRSSDRSRDSSHERAESQLTPCIRNVTSPTRQYHSDREKDHSSSRPSSPRPQKSSPNGSIVSMGNSSRNSSQSSSDGSCKAGGEMVFVYENGKEGARNVRTSERVTLIVDNTRFVVDPSIFTAQPNTMLGRMFGSGREHNFTRPNEKGEYEVAEGIGSTVFRAILDYYKTGVIRCPDGISIPELREACDYLCISFEYSTIKCRDLSALMHELSNDGARKQFEFYLEEMILPLMVASAQSGERECHIVVLTDDDVVDWDEEYPPQMGEEYSQIIYSTKLYRFFKYIENRDVAKSVLKERGLKKIRLGIEGYPTYKEKVKKRLGGRPEVIYNYVQRPFIRMSWEKEEGKSRHVDFQCVKSKSITNLAAAAADIPQDQLVVMHPTPQVDELDILPIHPPPSNSEMDTEGQNPPL
- the BTBD10 gene encoding BTB/POZ domain-containing protein 10 isoform X3 produces the protein MSLHGASGGHERSRDRRRSSDRSRDSSHERAESQLTPCIRNVTSPTRQYHSDREKDHSSSRPSSPRPQKSSPNGSIVSMGNSSRNSSQSSSDGSCKAGGEMVFVYENGKEGARNVRTSERVTLIVDNTRFVVDPSIFTAQPNTMLGRMFGSGREHNFTRPNEKGEYEVAEGIGSTVFRAILDYYKTGVIRCPDGISIPELREACDYLCISFEYSTIKCRDLSALMHELSNDGARKQFEFYLEEMILPLMVASAQSGERECHIVVLTDDDVVDWDEEYPPQMGEEYSQIIYSTKLYRFFKYIENRDVAKSVLKERGLKKIRLGIEGYPTYKEKVKKRLGGRPEVIYNYVQRPFIRMSWEKEEGKSRHVDFQCVKSKSITNLAAAAADIPQDQLVVMHPTPQVDELDILPIHPPPSNSEMDTEGQNPPL
- the BTBD10 gene encoding BTB/POZ domain-containing protein 10 isoform X1, producing MPKDADLAFKAAFLEGTEFLCALISKLFPCFCVSSPIDTRGSTSSRIAKGVDYTKMSLHGASGGHERSRDRRRSSDRSRDSSHERAESQLTPCIRNVTSPTRQYHSDREKDHSSSRPSSPRPQKSSPNGSIVSMGNSSRNSSQSSSDGSCKAGGEMVFVYENGKEGARNVRTSERVTLIVDNTRFVVDPSIFTAQPNTMLGRMFGSGREHNFTRPNEKGEYEVAEGIGSTVFRAILDYYKTGVIRCPDGISIPELREACDYLCISFEYSTIKCRDLSALMHELSNDGARKQFEFYLEEMILPLMVASAQSGERECHIVVLTDDDVVDWDEEYPPQMGEEYSQIIYSTKLYRFFKYIENRDVAKSVLKERGLKKIRLGIEGYPTYKEKVKKRLGGRPEVIYNYVQRPFIRMSWEKEEGKSRHVDFQCVKSKSITNLAAAAADIPQDQLVVMHPTPQVDELDILPIHPPPSNSEMDTEGQNPPL